One part of the Anopheles coustani chromosome 2, idAnoCousDA_361_x.2, whole genome shotgun sequence genome encodes these proteins:
- the LOC131264871 gene encoding UDP-glycosyltransferase UGT5-like has translation MVCKFVGGYIVLVALVLAGSLSSSSGAKILAVFPSISKTNYIFGQVLFEALAARGHNVTIVSPFEVQYAHENIRQVRITGLYSHVEDYGLTANVFTKRDKSSFYGNTNLIYGTAAMADYTLGHAKVQELLKNPSEAFDLLLLDQVLCESLLGLAYHYGVPAIVYSAEAPNKYTNEMVANPHNPAYNPIPSLGYSDRMTLVQRVWNTFVSVCEQFNYKYLYLPSQEAVYQRHFQRKGTLPPLLDLIHNVSLVLVNSHPVINFARPFVPNMIEVGGVHIREFEDTGFSQDVINWVEKAKNGVIYFSMGTNIRSADFPDYLRDAFTGAFGRLSQVLVIWKWENATLANQSGNVIVGPWMPQQQLLAHPNVRLHITHGGLLSMMETVYYGKPILGLPLAGDQEILVNRAVDAGYGLKLDYQNVTEELVLELINEMLNEQSFRYAALKASRQFREQPQKPMEKALYYIDYVLKNDGGVNYLRSGALYLSFWSRHVVDVAIMVLLIVMLPVGLFATLIQIILRKTHQRKLKNASTADKTSSAGKPTESKELKKKRN, from the exons ATGGTCTGCAAGTTCGTCGGAGGGTACATAGTGCTGGTGGCTCTCGTGCTAGCCGGTAGTTTGAGTTCGTCCAGCGGCGCAAAGATTTTGGCCGTGTTTCCGAGCATCAGCAAGACGAACTACATCTTCGGGCAGGTACTGTTCGAGGCACTTGCAGCACGTGGACACAAT GTAACTATCGTGAGTCCCTTCGAGGTGCAGTACGCGCACGAAAACATCCGCCAGGTGAGGATAACGGGACTGTACAGCCACGTCGAAG ATTATGGACTCACGGCGAACGTGTTCACCAAGCGGGACAAATCGAGCTTCTACGGTAACACCAACCTGATCTACGGTACGGCGGCGATGGCCGACTACACGCTGGGTCATGCGAAGGTTCAGGAACTGTTGAAGAACCCATCCGAGGCGTTCGACCTGCTCCTGCTGGATCAGGTGCTGTGTGAAAGTTTACTCGG GCTGGCTTATCATTACGGTGTGCCGGCGATTGTGTACAGTGCCGAGGCCCCGAACAAGTACACCAACGAGATGGTGGCGAACCCGCACAATCCGGCCTACAATCCGATCCCGTCGCTCGGTTACTCCGACCGCATGACGCTGGTGCAGCGCGTCTGGAACACGTTCGTGTCGGTGTGCGAGCAGTTTAACTACAAGTACCTGTACCTACCGTCGCAGGAAGCCGTCTACCAGCGGCATTTCCAACGGAAGGGGACACTACCCCCGCTGTTGGATCTGATCCACAACGTAAGCCTGGTGCTGGTCAATAGCCATCCGGTGATCAACTTCGCGCGCCCATTCGTACCAAACATGATTGAGGTCGGTGGGGTGCACATCCGGGAGTTCGAGGATACCGGGTTCTCGCAGGACGTCATCAATTGGGTGGAGAAGGCCAAGAATGGCGTCATCTACTTCAGTATGGGCACGAACATTCGGTCGGCGGACTTCCCCGACTATCTGCGGGATGCGTTCACGGGTGCGTTCGGACGGTTGAGCCAGGTACTGGTCATCTGGAAGTGGGAGAACGCGACGTTGGCCAACCAATCGGGGAATGTCATCGTCGGTCCGTGGatgccgcagcagcagcttctggCGCACCCTAACGTGAGGCTCCATATCACGCACGGTGGGTTGCTGAGCATGATGGAGACGGTGTACTACGGCAAACCGATCCTCGGGCTTCCACTTGCCGGCGATCAGGAGATCCTGGTGAACCGTGCCGTTGACGCTGGTTACGGTCTAAAACTGGACTATCAAAATGTCACCGAGGAACTAGTGTTGGAGTTAATTAATGAAATGCTCAACGAGCAAAG CTTCCGCTACGCCGCTCTCAAGGCATCGCGACAGTTCCGCGAACAGCCGCAAAAACCGATGGAGAAGGCCCTCTACTACATCGACTACGTCCTCAAGAACGACGGTGGCGTCAACTATCTGCGCAGTGGAGCTCTCTATCTGTCGTTCTGGTCGCGCCATGTCGTCGACGTGGCGATCATGGTGCTGCTGATCGTGATGCTACCGGTCGGGTTGTTTGCGACGCTTATTCAAATCATTCTGCGCAAAACGCACCAGCGAAAGTTGAAGAACGCGTCCACCGCCGACAAGACGAGCAGCGCAGGAAAGCCGACAGAATCGaaagaattgaaaaagaaacggaacTGA